In Neomonachus schauinslandi chromosome 6, ASM220157v2, whole genome shotgun sequence, a genomic segment contains:
- the DYRK3 gene encoding dual specificity tyrosine-phosphorylation-regulated kinase 3 isoform X2, giving the protein MKWVKKLGDGVYDTFMMIDETKCPPCSNVLCNPSEPPLPRRLNITAEQLTRDHTQHFLNGGEMKVEQLFQEFGNRRSDTLQSDGINDSEKCSPTASQGKSSDSSNAVKPSSSAKASKVVPLTPEQALKQYKHHLTAYEKLEIINYPEIYFVGPNAKKRHGVIGGPNNGGYDDADGAYIHVPRDHLAYRYEVLKIIGKGSFGQVARVYDHKLRQYVALKMVRNEKRFHRQAAEEIRILEHLKKQDKTGSMNVIHMLESFTFRNHVCMAFELLSIDLYELIKKNKFQGFSVQLVRKFAQSILQSLDALHKNKIIHCDLKPENILLKHHGRSATKVIDFGSSCFEYQKLYTYIQSRFYRAPEIILGSRYSTPIDIWSFGCILAELLTGQPLFPGEDEGDQLACMMELLGMPPPKLLEQSKRAKYFINSKGLPRYCSVTTQADGRVVLVGGRSRRGKKRGPPGSKDWVTALKGCEDYLFIEFLKRCLHWDPSARLTPAQALRHPWISKSVPRPVTIEKVSGKRVINPANTFQGLGSKLPPVVGIANKLKANLMSETSGGIPLCSVLPKLIS; this is encoded by the coding sequence atCACTGCTGAGCAGTTAACAAGAGATCACACTCAGCACTTTCTGAATGGAGGTGAGATGAAGGTAGAACAGCTGTTTCAAGAATTTGGCAACAGAAGATCCGATACTCTTCAGTCAGATGGCATCAACGACTCTGAAAAATGCTCTCCTACTGCCTCTCAGGGTAAAAGTTCGGATAGCTCGAATGCGGTAAAACCCAGCAGTTCAGCCAAAGCATCCAAAGTGGTACCACTGACTCCAGAGCAAGCGCTGAAGCAATATAAACACCACCTCACTGCTTACGAGAAGCTGGAAATCATCAATTATCCGGAAATTTACTTCGTGGGCCCAAATGCCAAAAAAAGACATGGAGTGATCGGGGGTCCCAATAACGGCGGGTATGATGATGCAGATGGGGCCTATATTCACGTGCCTCGCGACCATCTAGCTTATCGATATGAGGTGCTGAAAATTATTGGCAAGGGAAGTTTTGGGCAAGTAGCCCGGGTCTACGATCACAAACTTCGACAGTATGTGGCCCTAAAGATGGTGCGCAATGAAAAGCGCTTCCATCGTCAAGCCGCTGAGGAGATCCGGATTTTGGAGCATCTTAAAAAGCAGGACAAAACTGGTAGCATGAATGTCATCCACATGCTGGAAAGTTTCACGTTCCGGAACCATGTTTGCATGGCCTTCGAATTGCTGAGCATAGACCTTTAtgagctaattaaaaaaaacaaatttcagggTTTTAGCGTCCAGTTAGTTCGCAAGTTTGCTCAATCCATCTTGCAATCTTTGGATGCTCTCCACAAAAATAAGATCATTCACTGTGACCTGAAGCCAGAAAACATTCTTCTGAAACACCATGGGCGCAGTGCGACCAAGGTCATTGACTTTGGGTCCAGCTGTTTCGAATACCAGAAGCTTTACACGTATATCCAGTCTCGGTTCTACAGAGCTCCAGAGATCATCTTAGGAAGCCGCTACAGTACGCCTATAGACATATGGAGTTTTGGCTGCATCCTTGCAGAACTTTTAACAGGACAGCCTCTCTTCCCCGGAGAGGATGAAGGAGACCAGTTGGCCTGCATGATGGAGCTGCTAGGGATGCCACCACCGAAACTTCTGGAGCAATCCAAACGTGCCAAGTACTTCATTAACTCCAAGGGCCTACCTCGCTACTGTTCTGTGACTACTCAGGCAGATGGGAGGGTTGTGCTTGTGGGGGGTCGCTCACGTAGGGGTAAAAAGCGGGGTCCCCCAGGCAGCAAAGACTGGGTGACAGCATTGAAGGGATGTGAGGACTACTTGTTTATAGAGTTTTTGAAAAGGTGTCTTCACTGGGACCCCTCTGCCCGTTTGACCCCAGCTCAAGCACTAAGACATCCATGGATTAGTAAGTCTGTGCCCAGGCCTGTCACCATTGAAAAGGTGTCAGGCAAACGGGTGATAAATCCTGCAAACACTTTCCAGGGACTGGGTTCCAAGCTGCCTCCGGTTGTCGGAATAGCCAATAAGCTTAAAGCTAACTTAATGTCGGAAACCAGTGGGGGTATTCCTCTGTGCAGTGTACTGCCAAAACTCATTAGCTAA